The window ggaaaaaaaaaagaagacaatcaATAATCACACTTGGGTTTAAGGAAGCACAGAGTATGCATGTTTATTCAAGTGCAACCATTGCACTTGGAACTGAGACTCGATAATATCAAGAAAGACACTCTCAGGCTATTTTGGTCATGATAGAGGAGCTGACACTCTGGACTGGCTCATGGAACTGAGACTCGATAATATCAAGAAAAAATAATCTTTTGCTAGTTTTCAGGTCTCTTTTGTCAGGAGTGGGCAATTAACCACACATGAATTAAGGAAGGCTCGTCCAAGCCAACTGCATTGtgttgatgacttgatgttacAACAATACAATCAAAACTTCATCATCAATGTCAAGCTAATTTTTGGAAACCAGacgaagaacaaaaaaaaaatcatcacaTCAAACAAGACCTTTGAATTTCAGAAAGTACAAATaacaaagtaaaataaaaaagagaataaagtttttttttttgggtaagaaaaaagaagaataaagttGATACAACGGAGGATctgcaaaaccaaaaaaaaaaaaaaaaccctcgaATAAATGAAAGGGAGGTCTTCAAATGCTAGACTATACTATGTTTAGATTTACAATAACTGTAACCAGAGTGGACAAATCTATTCATAGACCTTGTCAACTCAAACTACATATCTGAACGAGCCCACGAATGcaaatttaaaaacaaagatATAAAACCCACAACCACATTCAACGACCAAAAACTTCCCCAATAAGGGAACCGACTTCAGAAATCCTAAATGAAATTAACCAGGACTACATTCAACAACCAAGAAGTTCCCCAATAAAAGGAACTACTTCAGAAATCCTGAATGAAATTAACCATTTCTCCTATAATCCACAGAACAAAGATTCAAGCACCAACACAGCCTAGATACAATGAGGCCAAATCTGGGTCAATGAATTGAGGAATCCAGATGGCCATTATTGAAAAGAggcaaaataaatatatatttttttctaccTGAAATGGTAGTGGCCGAGGCCATGCTTAACGCCCCACTTGAATTCTCCAACATAACGACTTCCATCCTCGCAGGTATGAACTCCACACCCATGACTCCGCCCATTCGACCATTCTCCAGCATAGACATCTCCAGTGTAGAACCTATACACTCCATAACCATGTCTAAGACCCTGTCTGTACTGCCCACGGTATCGACTCCCTCTCGCCCAAGTCTCCACCCCATACCCATCATACTTCTCGTCAACCCAATCACCCTCGTACCTCCCACTCATGAAATAGTTATAAACACCACTACCAGAGCATTTACCCTTATGAAATTCACCCTCGTAGACATCCCCATTGCTGTAAACCTGAACTGCACAACCTGAATTAACCCGTCGCTCAGATTTCTGCTTCGACCCAATTGACCAAAGAACCGGCGAAGGAGTTCGCGAGGcaagggaggaggaggagagctTCAGGGGGAATGAGCGGGCAAGGAGTAGACGGAGTGATGGTAGGCGAGGAAGGGAGAGGTTGATGGAAAGAAGGAGAACGGCGGAGAAGGCTAAAGCGGAGAGGAAATCGAGTAGGAAAGAGCGGCGAGGGTTGGAGAGGAAGAAGTAGAAAGAGGgtaaggagaagaggagaaggaggcGGAGATGGACACGGAGGATTCGGACGTGTCGGAAGTGGCGGAGGAGGCGAAAGGCGGCAGCCCTGGTGGCCAACGATATTCGCAGAGGAGAGGGGCAGGGTGAAGCcggcgaagaagaagaatttgaagGTGAATAGGGTGATTGaagatgatggtggtggtggtgaagggaGGATAAGGTGGGTGAGTGAGAGAGGGTGGAAGAAGGGGTGCGGTTCATAATGGGTCTCttatggtggtgatggtggtgatgatggtggggTTGGTGATGTTGCTGTTGTTATTGAAGATTAAGGGCATAgcggggaagaagaagggtttgagATTTGGATATGGAGGAGGTTAGAGTGGGGTTGAGGGAAGTAGGAGGAGGATTGGTTGTAGAATTGATGGTGGAAATGCTTACGGTGGATTGGGAGGAGAGACTGTTTTGGGTTGAAATCGGAAGAGATACCGCTGCTTTCTTTTCCGATTAGAACTTTAGATTTCTTCTGATGCATTACATatatgatgaagatgatgatgtaTGAATCGATAATCCTCCAACC is drawn from Telopea speciosissima isolate NSW1024214 ecotype Mountain lineage chromosome 1, Tspe_v1, whole genome shotgun sequence and contains these coding sequences:
- the LOC122658395 gene encoding phosphatidylinositol 4-phosphate 5-kinase 1-like; translated protein: MNRTPSSTLSHSPTLSSLHHHHHHLQSPYSPSNSSSSPASPCPSPLRISLATRAAAFRLLRHFRHVRILRVHLRLLLLFSLPSFYFFLSNPRRSFLLDFLSALAFSAVLLLSINLSLPRLPSLRLLLARSFPLKLSSSSLASRTPSPVLWSIGSKQKSERRVNSGCAVQVYSNGDVYEGEFHKGKCSGSGVYNYFMSGRYEGDWVDEKYDGYGVETWARGSRYRGQYRQGLRHGYGVYRFYTGDVYAGEWSNGRSHGCGVHTCEDGSRYVGEFKWGVKHGLGHYHFR